The Dokdonia donghaensis DSW-1 DNA window GAATAAAACTTTACAACATATCACATCTTAATCTCTTATAAAGATGCTCTTAAAGACTGGCATCTGCAATAGCTCTTATTTTACTAATAACCAGTTACGTATGAGCTTTTTTTTCTGAAAGGATTCATAAACGTAGTACTTTCTACTTAGCGTGGTTACAAAAATAGAAAGTATATAATCTTTGATACCGGCTCTAAAACAATTTGAAAATATTGCTAAACTACAATTAGGTCGCTAGCTTTCGCGAAAGCAAAAAAACTAGTCCGGCATTTGTGACATCAAGTCGTTGAGCTTATCTTGAGTAATAGGTTTAACAATAAAGTTCTTTACATTACTGTAGGTTTCGGCTTTTTCTTTATCTCTAGGATCTATTGAACTTGTTACAATAAAAATAGTAATCTCCTTGACAACCTCAATGGTAATTATACCATCAAGAAATTGCCACCCATCTAAAATAGGCATATTTATGTCTAATAATATTACATCTGGAATTGCAGATTTTACTGTTCCTCGAAGTACAGGTACAAGATGATTAAGCGCCTGTTCACCGTCGTGAAAAATTAAAAACCCTTTACAAAAATTACTCAATTTCATTAAACGCTGCGCTCCAAAAACAAAAATCGGATCATCATCTATTATACAAGCTATATCTATTTGCTTCATTTTTTTAAATAAATTTTAAATGTCGATCCTTGACCTACTTTACTTTCTACTTGAACACAACCTCCTAATGCTTCTACTTGACTTTTTACAATATACAAGCCGAGACCTCTCGAATTCTCCTTACGATGGAAAGTTTTATATAAACCAAATATTTTACTACCGTGTAAATCTAAATTTATACCTAGACCATTGTCTACAAAATGAATGATTAAATAATCATCATTTTGTGTAATGTTAATTATGACTTTAAGTAACTCGTTGTCTCGTCTATATGATATGGTATTAGACAAAATATTTAGAAAAATACTTCTTAAATATTCTGGGACGGCCATAACACAAAGGTCTTTAGGCACATTTACTACTACTTCACCTCGCACTTCATCAAATAATGTATTTAAACCTACAAGTGTTTTGTTTATTATTTCAAGAAGGTTAATCTCTATAAAATCATCTTCAGTAACGTTTTCAAATGAAGATACTTCGCTTAAATTATCAATTGTTTCCTCAAGATTACTAAATGCATCTTCAAGCATTTTAAACACAGAGAGCTCCTTTATACAAGGTATATCCTGTTTTAAAAATTTTAATAACATTTCTAAATTACTGGTATGTGATCTCAAATTATGTGAGACAATATGCTTGAAGTTTAATAATTTCTCGTTTTGACCCTCTGTCTTATTTAAAAGATCTTCTATTCTTTGGTTTGCATTTTTTTGAGACGTTATGTCTGTAATCTGACATATAAAATACCCTGGAGTGGACAGCTCAGATTTTACTAATGATACAGAAAGATCTACCCATATAGTTTTACCTGTTTTGTGAATAAAACGTCTTTCTGCTTGATGGTTTTCAATATCTCTTGATAGTAATTTTTCTATAAGGGTAAATTCAATTGGGTTTTCTGCAGGATGACATAAATCACTAAGACTTGTTGATTTTATTTCATCTTCTGAATAACCAAATATTTTAGAAATCTGATCATTAATTTGTATCCAGTTTCCTTCAAGAGAAATAAGACCCATACCATTAGGAGCGTTTGTAAACGTCTTCCTAAATTTTTGTTCTTTTTGCTTAAGCTCTATCTGCGCCTTTTTTTGAAAGTCAATATCTTGAAAGACCCCATATATCTTGACACATTTTCCACTTTGAATAACAGGTACACCTACAGATCTAAACCACTTTTCTTCGCCAGATGCAGTGATAATAACATAATGTCCATCAAATTTCTTTAAGTTAGAAATAGCATTATTAAAGTCTCTCTCTATATTTTCTCTATGATAACCCTCTTTATAAAAGAGTATCCCGTCTGAAACAGTGGGCTCATAATCTTCCGGTACGCCGTGTAGTTTTTTTGTACCAACACTCCAATACACCTTATCTTCACTTACACTATACTCCCATATACCTATTGAGGCCGCTTCTTGTAATAATAAAGATGCGTTTTCATCAAATGATGGAAATAACGACGTTGGGGAACTAAAAAATTTCATTTACACAGTTAACATAATACTCTAAGAAACATTGTATTATGGAACTAAAGTAAGAAATTTTATTTTAAACCTAAGACCAACTTAATCCTCAACCTTTTGGTAACAAGATTTCACCTATCAGTCTATTAAGTAAGAACGCAAGGAAGACAAGTAATTATACTTGATACAATCACAAAGGTGTTAATTATTTGTAAGTATTATATTTTTAACGATGTATAGCTGCTACTTTTCTTATAATAGTTATCAAGCGTTCAGTATGTTTTTGTGTAGTAAAAGGATTCATAAACGTAGTGCGCAAGTAATACTCACCACGCAGCGTGGTAGCTACTATATAAAACTCTCCATCTTCTAGAAGAACTCTTCTTATACGCTTATTTACTTCATTTACATCCTCTTGATTAGAAGGTTTATATCTAAAGCAAACAATATTTGACACCGGCTCAAGAGCAATTTCAAAATCTGGCTGAGCAGCTATGAGATCGCTAAATTGCTGTGCAGCATCATAAAGTGTAGTAACAAAATCGTCAAAAAACTGTAAACCATATGCATTTATAATAGCATAAAAGCGCACACTCATCATACTCTTTGTGCACTCAAAGGTTCTCTTTGCCATATTAAACCAGTCTGCATCGTCATTTTTCTCCCATAGGTATTGCGCTTTTTGCTCAAAGGTGGCATAGCTATCTGTGCTATTTTTAAAAATAACGGCTGTAGTGATGGCGCTAGTTCCCATCATTTTGTGACCATCTATAATTATAGAATCTGCCTTATGGGCTCCATTGAGAAGGTGCTTATACTTTTTAGAAAATATGGCCGCACCGCCGTGTGCAGCATCTATATGAAACCATATTTTTTTTGCTTTCGCGAAAGCGTAAACCTTCTCCAAATCATCATACACTCCCGTACTCGTACTTGGCGCACTGCCTACAATTGCAATTACCTCAAAACCATTTTTTATCGCCGAAGTGTAATACGACTCTAAAGCATCTGTCTGTATCTGGTAATTATCGCCTGCGGGTACTTTTATGATTCCATCACTTCCTAGTCCCATTATACGAGCGGCTCTATCTACACAATAATGTGCCTCTTCTGAAACCATAATGGCTAGTTTCTTGCTGTGACCTTCATTCCACACATCATCTGTAGCCTTAGCCCTGCGTGCTGCAAGAAGCCCTGTGAGGTTTGCAAGGGTACCTCCAGAGGTGAGAAATCCATCTCCGTTTGTGTACCCTATAGCCTTACAAAAGGTGTTTATAACAAGGCGCTCTATTGCCGTGGCAGCAGCTCCCATCTCATATACTGCCATCCCATTATTAAGTTGTGCGCTCAATAATGTTGCAAGAGCAGACACCGGTACAGTGGGTGCAACTTGATGACCAATATAATTAGGGTGATGGGTGTGTATAGATCGCTCTAGTACTTCTTTAAAAAAATCTGAAGTACTATGTGATGTTGAGAGATATTGTTGCCAAAATGTGTACTCATCTTCTGGCTCAGTCCATCTCAACACTTTATCTGAACCACCAGTTGTTGTGGTATGTAGATAGTCTGCTAGCAAACTAACAAGTTGCTCTCCTTCATTTTTAAAGAGGGCACTATCATAAGCTTTATGCAGTAGTGGTGTGCTCATTACTTATCTGCCATTTTTGATTTTGTAAGCTCAAAAAAGTCATTAAACAAGGTCTGTAGTTGTCCCCATTTACGAGCATCAATACTATAATATTGTGCCTTCCCTTTAAACTGACTCTTTAAAACTCCGGTTCTCTTTATAACCTGCAGGTGCTGAGAGGTTGTAGGTTGTGATAGTCGTATCTTATCTGATATATCTTGACACAAACAGCCGTCACAATCCCCTATATATTCTATAATGGCCACTCTAGCAGGATTAGAAAGAATCTTTGCAACATCTGCAATTTGATTTGCTCTCATAGAGTGTATATGCCTCTTTGTAACTCCCATAATACGTTTTATTTGAATATGTAATATCGCAATATTACATTAAAATAGAAAATAAAAAAAGCCCAGTTTTATACTGAGCTTTTTAATTATACTAGAACCAAGGTTTTCTACCCGCTTGGTATGTGTTATAAAATTCTTCATCAGATTTTGTGAGGTAAATGATGCCCTCTATAAGTCCTACTAGGCCTACAGCCCAAACTAGAAGTACACCTATACCTACACAAGAAAGCACTATGCCCACAACACTTAGTACAAGCATTATGATACCCTCTTTCTGGTATCCTAATATAAATTTATGCACTCCAAATGCTCCAAGAAAAATGGCCAAAATTCCTGCAAGTACTTTTTTACTTTCTGCACTACCTGTTACTTTATTCCATTCTTCTTTTGCGCTCTGGCTAAATTCTTTTGCAGTCTCCTTAGCATCTTCTGCAAAGTCATTTACAGCATCTTTTGCCTCGTCTGCCATACGTTTGCCGTCATTTTCGGGCTTGTCGCCTGGTATTTTGTTGTCTTCTGTACTCATATTATTGGTTGTTAGTTTGTTGCCATTAAAACTACAAAAAAGATATACGTAATTATCGTACTAATTATCTTTTTCAAAAACACTGTCTATAGGTTCCCATAATTCTATTTTATTTCCTTCTGGATCTAGTATCCAGCCAAATTTACCATAGCTATACTCCTCTACCTCTCCTACTATGGTAACACCTTCTTCCTTAAGCACTTTAAGTAACTCTATGAGATTGTCTACCCTAAAATTAAACATAAACTGTTTCTTGCTGGGAGAGAAGTATTCTGTATCCGCATTCATAGGGCTCCATTGGGTAGAGCACTTATTGCCATTTTCATCACGCCACCAGAAGGTCCAGCCGTATTGATCTGTAGGGATACCTAGGTGCTTTTTATACCAGCTTTTTTGA harbors:
- a CDS encoding TM2 domain-containing protein, whose translation is MSTEDNKIPGDKPENDGKRMADEAKDAVNDFAEDAKETAKEFSQSAKEEWNKVTGSAESKKVLAGILAIFLGAFGVHKFILGYQKEGIIMLVLSVVGIVLSCVGIGVLLVWAVGLVGLIEGIIYLTKSDEEFYNTYQAGRKPWF
- a CDS encoding response regulator, with the protein product MKQIDIACIIDDDPIFVFGAQRLMKLSNFCKGFLIFHDGEQALNHLVPVLRGTVKSAIPDVILLDINMPILDGWQFLDGIITIEVVKEITIFIVTSSIDPRDKEKAETYSNVKNFIVKPITQDKLNDLMSQMPD
- a CDS encoding PAS domain-containing sensor histidine kinase; translation: MKFFSSPTSLFPSFDENASLLLQEAASIGIWEYSVSEDKVYWSVGTKKLHGVPEDYEPTVSDGILFYKEGYHRENIERDFNNAISNLKKFDGHYVIITASGEEKWFRSVGVPVIQSGKCVKIYGVFQDIDFQKKAQIELKQKEQKFRKTFTNAPNGMGLISLEGNWIQINDQISKIFGYSEDEIKSTSLSDLCHPAENPIEFTLIEKLLSRDIENHQAERRFIHKTGKTIWVDLSVSLVKSELSTPGYFICQITDITSQKNANQRIEDLLNKTEGQNEKLLNFKHIVSHNLRSHTSNLEMLLKFLKQDIPCIKELSVFKMLEDAFSNLEETIDNLSEVSSFENVTEDDFIEINLLEIINKTLVGLNTLFDEVRGEVVVNVPKDLCVMAVPEYLRSIFLNILSNTISYRRDNELLKVIINITQNDDYLIIHFVDNGLGINLDLHGSKIFGLYKTFHRKENSRGLGLYIVKSQVEALGGCVQVESKVGQGSTFKIYLKK
- a CDS encoding pyridoxal phosphate-dependent decarboxylase family protein, which codes for MSTPLLHKAYDSALFKNEGEQLVSLLADYLHTTTTGGSDKVLRWTEPEDEYTFWQQYLSTSHSTSDFFKEVLERSIHTHHPNYIGHQVAPTVPVSALATLLSAQLNNGMAVYEMGAAATAIERLVINTFCKAIGYTNGDGFLTSGGTLANLTGLLAARRAKATDDVWNEGHSKKLAIMVSEEAHYCVDRAARIMGLGSDGIIKVPAGDNYQIQTDALESYYTSAIKNGFEVIAIVGSAPSTSTGVYDDLEKVYAFAKAKKIWFHIDAAHGGAAIFSKKYKHLLNGAHKADSIIIDGHKMMGTSAITTAVIFKNSTDSYATFEQKAQYLWEKNDDADWFNMAKRTFECTKSMMSVRFYAIINAYGLQFFDDFVTTLYDAAQQFSDLIAAQPDFEIALEPVSNIVCFRYKPSNQEDVNEVNKRIRRVLLEDGEFYIVATTLRGEYYLRTTFMNPFTTQKHTERLITIIRKVAAIHR
- a CDS encoding VOC family protein; translation: MMKRVTGIGGMFFKSEDPDAQKSWYKKHLGIPTDQYGWTFWWRDENGNKCSTQWSPMNADTEYFSPSKKQFMFNFRVDNLIELLKVLKEEGVTIVGEVEEYSYGKFGWILDPEGNKIELWEPIDSVFEKDN
- a CDS encoding ArsR/SmtB family transcription factor, with the translated sequence MGVTKRHIHSMRANQIADVAKILSNPARVAIIEYIGDCDGCLCQDISDKIRLSQPTTSQHLQVIKRTGVLKSQFKGKAQYYSIDARKWGQLQTLFNDFFELTKSKMADK